A genomic stretch from Falco naumanni isolate bFalNau1 chromosome 4, bFalNau1.pat, whole genome shotgun sequence includes:
- the IGFALS gene encoding insulin-like growth factor-binding protein complex acid labile subunit — protein MSTGKAGITLLLPLALLLATASQPPEGDTPKDQGDTDPPRCPSPCACSLDDYSEELNVFCSTRNLTHLPEDVPHNAKALWLDGNNFTLLPAAAFRNLSALDFLDLQSSQLATVEQHAFHGLRSLYHLHLERNRLKHLAPHTFLHTQNLVSLSLNNNYFSKVEEGLFAGLSNLWYLNLGWNSLVVLPDKVFHDLPNLRELILAGNKLPYLQHQLFCSLTELKELDLSGNALKGIKINTFVKLQKLQKLYLNHNQINAIAPRAFMGMKSLRWLDLSHNRLVLLFEDTFLGLLSLHVLRLSTNSITSLRPRTFKDLQFLEELQLGHNRIRSVMERTFDGLGQLEVLSLNNNQLQDIRVGAFLGLYNVAVMHLSANCIKVLPDHVFKGVTKLHSLHLEHSCLGKIRANTFSSLSSLRRLFLQHNAISVIEDQSFSELHELLELDLKHNRLSHLSPQLFVGLSNLEYLFLSSNQLLEISQNTFSPLQRLFWLDLSHNQLETLDNTVISPLANLRYLSLRNNSLETFSVDFLCASFALEQLWLGGNNWHCNCSLKGLRDFSLQHPVVVPRFVQSVAEGDDAHVPIYTYNNLTCLHPPAVAGLDLRDTTEDSFAHC, from the coding sequence CCGGTAtcaccctcctgctccccttggccctgctgctggccactgcTTCCCAGCCCCCCGAGGGGGACACCCCAAAGGACCAGGGGGACACGGACCCCCCgcgctgccccagcccttgTGCCTGCAGCTTGGACGACTACAGTGAGGAGCTTAATGTCTTCTGCAGCACCCGCAACCTGACACACCTGCCCGAGGACGTGCCCCACAACGCCAAAGCCCTTTGGCTGGATGGCAATAATTTCACCCTGCTGCCGGCCGCTGCCTTTAGGAACCTCTCAGCCCTGGACTTTCTGgacctgcagagcagccagctggcCACCGTGGAGCAGCACGCTTTCCACGGGCTGCGGAGCCTCTACCACCTCCACCTCGAACGCAACCGCCTCAAGCACTTGGCTCCCCACACCTTCCTGCACACCCAGAACCTTGTCTCCCTCAGCCTCAACAACAACTACTTCAGTAAGGTGGAGGAAGGGCTGTTTGCTGGGCTCTCCAACCTCTGGTATCTGAACCTGGGCTGGAACTCGCTTGTGGTCCTGCCTGACAAAGTCTTCCATGATTTGCCCAACTTGAGAGAGCTGATCCTGGCTGGGAACAAGCTCCCCTATCTCCAGCACCAGCTCTTCTGCAGCCTTACTGAGCTGAAAGAGCTGGACCTGAGTGGGAACGCGCTCAAGGGCATCAAGATCAATACCTTTGTCAAGcttcagaagctgcagaagctgtACCTGAACCACAACCAGATCAATGCCATCGCTCCCCGTGCCTTCATGGGCATGAAGTCTCTCCGGTGGCTGGATCTCTCCCACAACCGACTCGTCTTGCTATTTGAGGACACGTTTCTGGGCCTCCTAAGCCTGCACGTCCTACGCTTGTCCACCAACTCCATCACCAGCCTGAGGCCCAGGACTTTCAAAGACCTCCAGttcctggaggagctgcagctaGGGCACAACAGGATCCGGAGTGTGATGGAAAGGACCTTTGACGGGCTGGGCCAGCTGGAGGTCCTCAGCCTCAACAACAACCAGCTACAAGACATCAGGGTTGGGGCATTCCTGGGGCTGTACAATGTGGCAGTGATGCACTTGTCCGCGAACTGCATCAAGGTCCTGCCCGACCACGTCTTCAAGGGGGTCACCAAGCTGCACAGCCTCCACCTGGAGCACAGCTGCCTTGGCAAGATCCGGGCAAATACCTTCTCCAGCCTCTCCAGCCTGCGGCGGCTCTTCTTGCAGCACAATGCCATCTCGGTCATCGAAGACCAAAGCTTCAGTGAACTGCATGAGCTTCTGGAGCTTGACCTGAAGCACAACAGGCTGAGCCACCTCTCACCCCAGCTCTTTGTGGGTCTGAGCAACCTGGAGtacctcttcctctcctccaacCAGCTCCTGGAGATCTCCCAGAACACTTTCAGCCCGCTTCAGAGACTCTTCTGGCTCGACCTCTCCCATAACCAGCTGGAGACACTGGACAACACTGTCATCTCCCCCCTGGCCAACCTGCGATACCTCAGCCTGAGGAATAACTCACTGGAGACCTTCTCAGTGGACTTTCTGTGCGCCTCCTTTgccctggagcagctgtggctggggggAAACAATTGGCATTGCAACTGCTCCCTGAAGGGCTTGCGGGacttctccctgcagcaccctgtggTGGTCCCCCGCTTCGTGCAGTCTGTGGCCGAGGGGGACGATGCCCACGTCCCCATCTACACCTACAACAACCTCACCTGCCTCCATCCCCCAGCTGTGGCGGGCCTGGACCTCCGCGACACCACGGAGGACAGCTTTGCTCACTGCTGA
- the NUBP2 gene encoding cytosolic Fe-S cluster assembly factor NUBP2 isoform X1: MAPGLAGGPDLAPAGGSAESTGPGTGPPVSPSRYPGSTSLRGSVSPLPGSPSPPLPVPGPSAVTVGGGADEVRHERSNLAGVRHILLVLSGKGGVGKSTISTELALSLRHSGKKVGILDVDLCGPSIPRMFRVQDNSVHQCDSGWVPVFVDQDKSISLMSIGFLLENPDDAVVWRGPKKNALIKQFVADVAWGDLDFLIVDTPPGTSDEHISTVEALRPYQLLGAILVTTPQAVSVGDVRRELTFCKKMNLRVLGIVENMSGFVCPHCSECTNIFSKGGGEELAKHAGVPFLGCVPLDPQLSQSLEEGRDFIQEFPKSSAFPALAHIAQQILDGTSQQSS; the protein is encoded by the exons ATGGCGCCGGGCCTTGCTGGAGGCCCAGACCTGGCTCCTGCTGGCGGGAGCGCCGAGTCAACGGGGCCTGGCACGGGGCCGCCGGTGTCACCGAGCCGGTATCCTGGAAGCACCTCGCTGCGGGGCTCtgtctcccccctccccggctcccCTTCACCCCCCCTCCCAGTACCGGGGCCGAGCGCCGTTACCGTCGGTGGAGGTGCGGATGAGGTCCGCCATG AGAGAAGCAACCTGGCCGGGGTGCGGCACATCCTGCTGGTGCTCTCCGGGAAGGGCGGCGTGGGGAAGAGCACCATCTCCACCGAGCTGGCTCTGTCGCTGCGCCACTCTGGGAAGAAG GTGGGGATCCTGGACGTGGACCTGTGTGGCCCCAGCATACCCCGCATGTTCAGGGTGCAGGACAACAGCGTGCACCAGTGCGACAGCGGCTGGGTCCCAGTCTTTGTGGACCAAGACAAGAGCATCTCACTTATGTCCATTGGCTTCCTGCTGGAGAATCCAGATGATGCTGTGGTGTGGAGAGGACCCAAGAAAAATG cgTTGATCAAACAATTTGTTGCTGACGTGGCCTGGGGGGACCTGGACTTCCTTATTGTAGACACACCACCGGGCACATCCGATGAGCACATCTCCACAGTGGAGGCCTTGCGGCCCTACCAACTGCTTGGAGCAATCCTGGTCACAACGCCCCAG GCTGTATCTGTGGGAGATGTGAGGCGAGAGCTGACGTTCTGTAAGAAGATGAACTTAAGAGTTCTTGGCATTGTGGAGAACATGAGTGGCTTTGTCTGCCCACACTGCTCG GAGTGCACAAATATCTTTTCCAAAGGGGGAGGTGAGGAGCTGGCCAAGCATGCTGGAGTCCCATTCCTAG GCTGTGTCCCCCTGGACCCCCAACTCAGCCAGAGCTTGGAAGAAGGCAGAGACTTCATCCAAGAGTTTCCCAAgagctctgccttccctgccctggctcACATTGCGCAACAGATCTTGGATGGTACATCGCAGCAGAGCTCCTGA
- the NUBP2 gene encoding cytosolic Fe-S cluster assembly factor NUBP2 isoform X2 — MEEVARERSNLAGVRHILLVLSGKGGVGKSTISTELALSLRHSGKKVGILDVDLCGPSIPRMFRVQDNSVHQCDSGWVPVFVDQDKSISLMSIGFLLENPDDAVVWRGPKKNALIKQFVADVAWGDLDFLIVDTPPGTSDEHISTVEALRPYQLLGAILVTTPQAVSVGDVRRELTFCKKMNLRVLGIVENMSGFVCPHCSECTNIFSKGGGEELAKHAGVPFLGCVPLDPQLSQSLEEGRDFIQEFPKSSAFPALAHIAQQILDGTSQQSS, encoded by the exons ATGGAGGAGGTGGCGCGGG AGAGAAGCAACCTGGCCGGGGTGCGGCACATCCTGCTGGTGCTCTCCGGGAAGGGCGGCGTGGGGAAGAGCACCATCTCCACCGAGCTGGCTCTGTCGCTGCGCCACTCTGGGAAGAAG GTGGGGATCCTGGACGTGGACCTGTGTGGCCCCAGCATACCCCGCATGTTCAGGGTGCAGGACAACAGCGTGCACCAGTGCGACAGCGGCTGGGTCCCAGTCTTTGTGGACCAAGACAAGAGCATCTCACTTATGTCCATTGGCTTCCTGCTGGAGAATCCAGATGATGCTGTGGTGTGGAGAGGACCCAAGAAAAATG cgTTGATCAAACAATTTGTTGCTGACGTGGCCTGGGGGGACCTGGACTTCCTTATTGTAGACACACCACCGGGCACATCCGATGAGCACATCTCCACAGTGGAGGCCTTGCGGCCCTACCAACTGCTTGGAGCAATCCTGGTCACAACGCCCCAG GCTGTATCTGTGGGAGATGTGAGGCGAGAGCTGACGTTCTGTAAGAAGATGAACTTAAGAGTTCTTGGCATTGTGGAGAACATGAGTGGCTTTGTCTGCCCACACTGCTCG GAGTGCACAAATATCTTTTCCAAAGGGGGAGGTGAGGAGCTGGCCAAGCATGCTGGAGTCCCATTCCTAG GCTGTGTCCCCCTGGACCCCCAACTCAGCCAGAGCTTGGAAGAAGGCAGAGACTTCATCCAAGAGTTTCCCAAgagctctgccttccctgccctggctcACATTGCGCAACAGATCTTGGATGGTACATCGCAGCAGAGCTCCTGA
- the NUBP2 gene encoding cytosolic Fe-S cluster assembly factor NUBP2 isoform X3 translates to MFRVQDNSVHQCDSGWVPVFVDQDKSISLMSIGFLLENPDDAVVWRGPKKNALIKQFVADVAWGDLDFLIVDTPPGTSDEHISTVEALRPYQLLGAILVTTPQAVSVGDVRRELTFCKKMNLRVLGIVENMSGFVCPHCSECTNIFSKGGGEELAKHAGVPFLGCVPLDPQLSQSLEEGRDFIQEFPKSSAFPALAHIAQQILDGTSQQSS, encoded by the exons ATGTTCAGGGTGCAGGACAACAGCGTGCACCAGTGCGACAGCGGCTGGGTCCCAGTCTTTGTGGACCAAGACAAGAGCATCTCACTTATGTCCATTGGCTTCCTGCTGGAGAATCCAGATGATGCTGTGGTGTGGAGAGGACCCAAGAAAAATG cgTTGATCAAACAATTTGTTGCTGACGTGGCCTGGGGGGACCTGGACTTCCTTATTGTAGACACACCACCGGGCACATCCGATGAGCACATCTCCACAGTGGAGGCCTTGCGGCCCTACCAACTGCTTGGAGCAATCCTGGTCACAACGCCCCAG GCTGTATCTGTGGGAGATGTGAGGCGAGAGCTGACGTTCTGTAAGAAGATGAACTTAAGAGTTCTTGGCATTGTGGAGAACATGAGTGGCTTTGTCTGCCCACACTGCTCG GAGTGCACAAATATCTTTTCCAAAGGGGGAGGTGAGGAGCTGGCCAAGCATGCTGGAGTCCCATTCCTAG GCTGTGTCCCCCTGGACCCCCAACTCAGCCAGAGCTTGGAAGAAGGCAGAGACTTCATCCAAGAGTTTCCCAAgagctctgccttccctgccctggctcACATTGCGCAACAGATCTTGGATGGTACATCGCAGCAGAGCTCCTGA
- the SPSB3 gene encoding SPRY domain-containing SOCS box protein 3 isoform X1: MARRTRSSRAWHFVLSGVRREVDTRAVALATGVRGWGYDSDGQQHSDSDSEPEFSSLSPSIPSAIPVTGESYCNCENQSEAPYCSSLHALHRVKDCQCGEEDEYFDWVWDDLNKSTATLLTCDNRKVNFHMEYSCGTAAIRGNKELADGQHFWEIKMTSPVYGTDMMVGIGTSDVNLDKYRHTFCSLLGKDEDSWGLSYTGLLHHKGDKTNFSSRFGQGSIIGVHLDTWHGTLTFFKNRKCIGVAATKLQNKKFYPMVCSTAAKSSMKVIRSCASCTSLQYLCCYRLRQLLPDYMDTLEALPLPPGLKQVLHNKLGWVLSMNYSTSKPSSSSSSSSGSDSDSSCGSDAEACQRKRCRRT; the protein is encoded by the exons ATGGCACGACGCACGAGGAGCAGCAGGGCCTGGCATTTCGTCCTGAGTGGTGTGCGGCGTGAGGTGGACACCCGGGCTGTTGCCTTGGCCACTGGTGTGCGTGGCTGGGGCTACGACTCCGACGGGCAG cagcacagtgacTCTGATTCAGAGCCAGAGTTTTCCTCGCTCTCGCCTTCCATCCCAAGTGCCATCCCTGTGACCGGAGAGTCCTACTGCAACTGTGAGAACCAGAGCGAAGCACCCTACTGCTCCAGCCTGCATGCCCTCCACCGCGTCAAGGACTGCCAGTGCGGCGAGGAGGATGAGT ATTTCGACTGGGTGTGGGATGACCTGAATAAGTCAACAGCCACCCTGCTGACCTGCGACAACCGCAAGGTGAATTTCCACATGGAGTACAGCTGCGGCACTGCTGCCATCCGGGGGAACAAGGAGCTGGCAGACGGGCAGCACTTCTGGGAGATCAAGATGACCTCCCCTGTCTACGGCACAGACATG ATGGTGGGAATTGGGACGTCTGATGTGAATCTGGACAAGTACCGCCACAccttctgcagcctgctgggcaAGGACGAGGACAGCTGGGGACTCTCTTACACAG GACTACTGCATCACAAGGGAGACAAAACAAACTTCTCTTCGAGGTTTGGCCAAGGCTCCATCATCGGAGTTCATTTGGACACGTGGCACGGGACGCTCACGTTCTTCAAAAACCGCAAGTGCATAG GAGTTGCAGCCACGAAGCTGCAGAACAAGAAGTTTTACCCCATGGTGTGCTCGACAGCGGCCAAGAGCAGCATGAAGGTGATCCGCTCCTGCGCCAGCTGCACGTCCCTCCAGTATCTCTGCTGTTACCGCCTGCGCCAGCTCCTGCCTGACTACATGGACACGCTGGAGGCGCTGCCATTACCACCAGGACTCAAGCAGGTGCTACACAACAAACTGGGGTGGGTCTTGAGCATGAACTATAGCACATCaaagccttcctcctcctcctcctcctcatcgGGAAGCGACTCAGATAGCTCCTGTGGCTCAGATGCAGAGGCCTGCCAAAGGAAGAGGTGCAGGAGGACGTAA
- the SPSB3 gene encoding SPRY domain-containing SOCS box protein 3 isoform X2: MARRTRSSRAWHFVLSGVRREVDTRAVALATGVRGWGYDSDGQHSDSDSEPEFSSLSPSIPSAIPVTGESYCNCENQSEAPYCSSLHALHRVKDCQCGEEDEYFDWVWDDLNKSTATLLTCDNRKVNFHMEYSCGTAAIRGNKELADGQHFWEIKMTSPVYGTDMMVGIGTSDVNLDKYRHTFCSLLGKDEDSWGLSYTGLLHHKGDKTNFSSRFGQGSIIGVHLDTWHGTLTFFKNRKCIGVAATKLQNKKFYPMVCSTAAKSSMKVIRSCASCTSLQYLCCYRLRQLLPDYMDTLEALPLPPGLKQVLHNKLGWVLSMNYSTSKPSSSSSSSSGSDSDSSCGSDAEACQRKRCRRT, encoded by the exons ATGGCACGACGCACGAGGAGCAGCAGGGCCTGGCATTTCGTCCTGAGTGGTGTGCGGCGTGAGGTGGACACCCGGGCTGTTGCCTTGGCCACTGGTGTGCGTGGCTGGGGCTACGACTCCGACGGGCAG cacagtgacTCTGATTCAGAGCCAGAGTTTTCCTCGCTCTCGCCTTCCATCCCAAGTGCCATCCCTGTGACCGGAGAGTCCTACTGCAACTGTGAGAACCAGAGCGAAGCACCCTACTGCTCCAGCCTGCATGCCCTCCACCGCGTCAAGGACTGCCAGTGCGGCGAGGAGGATGAGT ATTTCGACTGGGTGTGGGATGACCTGAATAAGTCAACAGCCACCCTGCTGACCTGCGACAACCGCAAGGTGAATTTCCACATGGAGTACAGCTGCGGCACTGCTGCCATCCGGGGGAACAAGGAGCTGGCAGACGGGCAGCACTTCTGGGAGATCAAGATGACCTCCCCTGTCTACGGCACAGACATG ATGGTGGGAATTGGGACGTCTGATGTGAATCTGGACAAGTACCGCCACAccttctgcagcctgctgggcaAGGACGAGGACAGCTGGGGACTCTCTTACACAG GACTACTGCATCACAAGGGAGACAAAACAAACTTCTCTTCGAGGTTTGGCCAAGGCTCCATCATCGGAGTTCATTTGGACACGTGGCACGGGACGCTCACGTTCTTCAAAAACCGCAAGTGCATAG GAGTTGCAGCCACGAAGCTGCAGAACAAGAAGTTTTACCCCATGGTGTGCTCGACAGCGGCCAAGAGCAGCATGAAGGTGATCCGCTCCTGCGCCAGCTGCACGTCCCTCCAGTATCTCTGCTGTTACCGCCTGCGCCAGCTCCTGCCTGACTACATGGACACGCTGGAGGCGCTGCCATTACCACCAGGACTCAAGCAGGTGCTACACAACAAACTGGGGTGGGTCTTGAGCATGAACTATAGCACATCaaagccttcctcctcctcctcctcctcatcgGGAAGCGACTCAGATAGCTCCTGTGGCTCAGATGCAGAGGCCTGCCAAAGGAAGAGGTGCAGGAGGACGTAA
- the EME2 gene encoding LOW QUALITY PROTEIN: probable crossover junction endonuclease EME2 (The sequence of the model RefSeq protein was modified relative to this genomic sequence to represent the inferred CDS: inserted 4 bases in 2 codons; substituted 1 base at 1 genomic stop codon), whose amino-acid sequence MHKLIFTVIVANVWLLGWSEGGQYCLLKDPGSDTWVKVLSSLDCKYSSEPLAIPCSITWRKSMLNTDGLVAKTEEEKEVLVLIEPEDFLKCLLSLMQMIQILEPDRQSASQPDLNQVLPLASLEGSSTKTWGVVRLDASRCSQEQGRQQALSHGKQSPSSQPGPELSVTQEEILEALVVLQLWGNTKVLFLDTWQEFGQRVSVLTKAIAKHPYKRQLELQELPFCTAGAXGPGVXVEDSTGHWQVWKRQIQQFNXVGPATATAIAEAHPSPSLLLQVSLHTPQRTVKSLEAEGRE is encoded by the exons ATGCACAAGCTGATTTTTACAGTCATTGTGGCAAATGTGTGGCTACTTGGCTGGAGTGAAGGAGGACAATATT gTCTCCTCAAAGATCCTGGCTCAGACACTTGGGTGAAGGTTTTAAGTTCCTTGGACTGTAAATACTCTTCTGAGCCTCTGGCAATTCCCTGCAGCATAACCTGGAGGAAAAGCATGCTAAACACT gaTGGCCTCGTGGCAAAGactgaagaggagaaagaggtgTTGGTGTTGATAGAGCCAGAAGATTTTCTTAAGTGCCTCCTTTCCCTAATGCAGATGATACAGATCTTGGAGCCAGACCGACA ATCAGCAAGTCAGCCTGATCTAAACCAAGTGTTGCCTTTGGCCAGTCTGGAGGGCTCCTCCACCAAAACCTGGGGCGTTGTCAGGCTGGATGCCTCCAG GTGTAGTCAGGAGCAGGGCAGACAGCAGGCACTGAGCCATGGGAAGCAGagtcccagctcccagcctggcccagaGCTGTCTGTGACTCAGGAGGAGATACTGGAG GCGCTGgtggtgctgcagctgtggggcaaCACCAAAGTGCTGTTCCTAGACACGTGGCAGGAATTTGGCCAGCGTGTTTCTGTGCTGACGAAGGCAATAGCAAAACACCCATACAA gaggcagctggagtTGCAAGAGTTGCCTTTCTGCACTGCTGGGGC TGGGCCAGGGGTGTGAGTGGAGGACAGCACAGGACACTGGCAGGTGTGGAAAAGACAAATCCAGCAGTTTAA AGTCGGCCCTGCAACAGCAACAGCTATAGCAGAAGCACATCCCTCCCCAAGTCTCCTGTTACAAGTCAGCCTTCACACCCCTCAGCGTACTGTTAAAAGCTTGGAGGCTGAAGGCAGGGAGTAG
- the NME3 gene encoding nucleoside diphosphate kinase 3 — MICLVLGLFAGLFQSACGRASERTFVAIKPDGVQRHLVGEIIRRFERKGLQLVGLKLLQASEELLKEHYISLRDRPFYSRLVKYMSSGPVVAMVWQGLDVVKTVRTMIGETNPAESMPGTIRGDFCVEVGKNVIHGSDSVESARQEISLWFHPEELTCWEDVAKHWIYE, encoded by the exons ATGATCTGCCTGGTGCTGGGTCTTTTCGCCGGCCTCTTCCAGAGCG CCTGCGGCCGGGCCAGCGAACGCACGTTCGTGGCCATCAAACCGGACGGCGTGCAGCGGCACCTGGTCGGGGAGATCATCCGGCGGTTCGAGAGGAAGGgcctgcagctggtggggctgaagctgctgcag GCCTCGgaggagctgctgaaggagcaCTACATCAGCCTTCGTGACCGGCCCTTCTACAGCCGGCTGGTGAAGTACATGAGCTCTGGGCCCGTGGTGGCTATG GTCTGGCAGGGCCTGGATGTGGTCAAGACAGTTCGCACAATGATTGGAGAGACTAACCCAGCTGAATCCATGCCTGGCACCATCCGAGGAGACTTCTGTGTTGAAGTTGGCAA GAATGTGATCCATGGTAGCGACTCAGTTGAGAGTGCCCGGCAGGAGATCTCCCTCTGGTTCCACCCGGAGgagctgacctgctgggaggatGTGGCCAAGCACTGGATCTATGAGTGA